One segment of Pseudomonas pohangensis DNA contains the following:
- a CDS encoding cation diffusion facilitator family transporter encodes MITSNEHARLMRLATRASLVVACILIAAKTVAWWLSGSVSLLAGLTDSVMDAAASFINLLAVHYALKPADEDHRYGHGKAEALAGLAQALFISISSLLIGAHAVERLSNPQPLAAETLGIAVIVLSLLLTLALLLLQRHVVRETGSTAVHADSLHYTSDLLLNSSILVALVLAGMGWSHADALFGLGIAAYILWSAIGIARQSVAVLMDKELPVEVTERMHELVCAVPGVLGVHDLRSRVSGIHWHVQLHLELPDNMPLKQAHELCDAAEAAIHSEFKRTEVLVHPDPIKIISA; translated from the coding sequence ATGATAACCAGCAACGAACACGCCAGGCTGATGCGTCTGGCAACCAGAGCCTCACTGGTCGTCGCCTGCATCCTGATTGCGGCCAAAACCGTGGCCTGGTGGCTCAGCGGTTCCGTCAGTCTGCTCGCAGGTCTGACCGACTCGGTGATGGATGCTGCCGCCTCCTTTATCAATCTGCTGGCCGTGCACTACGCCCTCAAGCCGGCCGACGAAGACCACCGCTATGGCCACGGCAAGGCCGAAGCCCTGGCCGGGCTGGCGCAGGCACTGTTCATCAGTATCAGTTCCCTGCTGATTGGCGCACATGCGGTCGAGCGCCTGAGCAATCCGCAACCCCTGGCCGCCGAAACACTGGGCATCGCCGTGATTGTTCTGTCGCTGCTGCTGACCCTGGCCTTGTTGCTGCTGCAACGCCACGTGGTCAGGGAAACCGGTTCGACTGCCGTGCATGCCGATTCCCTGCACTACACCTCCGACCTGCTGCTCAATAGCAGCATCCTGGTAGCGCTGGTACTGGCCGGCATGGGCTGGAGCCACGCTGACGCGCTGTTCGGCCTGGGCATTGCGGCTTACATCCTGTGGAGCGCCATCGGCATTGCCCGCCAGTCGGTTGCCGTACTGATGGACAAGGAGCTGCCGGTGGAGGTGACCGAGCGCATGCATGAACTGGTCTGCGCGGTGCCCGGCGTGCTTGGTGTGCATGATCTGCGCTCACGCGTCTCCGGTATCCACTGGCATGTGCAACTGCATCTGGAACTGCCGGACAACATGCCGCTGAAACAGGCCCATGAGCTTTGTGATGCCGCCGAAGCGGCAATCCACAGCGAGTTCAAACGCACCGAAGTGCTGGTGCATCCCGACCCGATCAAGATCATCTCGGCCTGA